The following proteins are encoded in a genomic region of Candidatus Methylospira mobilis:
- a CDS encoding adenylate/guanylate cyclase domain-containing protein — MTRFSIGSKLLTMLLLAGVLGVVSTALTAHYYGGAALQSSIFNQLKTVRENKRTQVVDYLEGLRRNFRLLSKTPTVINAFTAFSNAYSDISKTVPAAEASPELIKFYRDNFLPKLAFGAEEPPPLEAYLPGDGVARRLQTDYIAANPFPYEEKEKFTEGVRGGAYDQIHAQFHPYFLEAAQDIRVDDLMLVDAQGNVVYSLAKEVDFATNLRNGPYAHSGEARAFERALELHAQGKIAFEGFSPYAPVFLAPAAFLSAPLVVDGRVAGVIIIQISTHELNRVMTSDQQWVAMGLGQTGSAYLVGSDRHARSDDRLLIENKAAFLQSITAAGVDREIIRHIDEFNTMILYQPVDTDASRAALRGESGIGINRNYRNDWVLSAWAPLSAPGMSGAIIAEIALEEAFAPKRLFRTAVLEAAAFTTIILTLFSFVAAGIFLRPLRSIIYGVKAFGADDKVRIPEEGHDEFNELAQGFNTMAEQIELRNTRIREKTEQYERLLKNIYPDVVAERLKAGQTSIAEIVRNVSVVVINIDGVNSLVQSKRHDTVSIMNEIIDAFDDVITGFGIEKLKTIGESYFAACGLSTPRLDHAARAVAFAEEACRILARLSKKWELPLDLHIGVASGDVEAGLIGRQRTVYDLWGTTMMVARLIAGEASENSIRITRATHNMLGDAARFECMPAILSVRLGEIESFEFSVPTPSILERAHA, encoded by the coding sequence ATGACTCGTTTTTCAATCGGATCGAAATTGTTAACGATGCTGTTGCTGGCCGGGGTGCTGGGGGTGGTTTCCACCGCGCTTACCGCCCATTATTACGGCGGTGCGGCTTTGCAATCCTCAATATTCAATCAGCTCAAGACAGTACGCGAAAATAAACGCACGCAGGTTGTGGATTACCTTGAGGGTTTGCGGCGTAATTTTCGCTTGTTGAGCAAAACGCCGACCGTTATTAACGCGTTCACGGCTTTCTCCAATGCTTATTCCGATATAAGTAAGACCGTTCCGGCGGCGGAAGCCTCCCCAGAACTGATCAAGTTTTATCGGGACAATTTCCTGCCGAAACTGGCGTTCGGGGCGGAGGAGCCTCCGCCGCTTGAAGCCTACCTGCCTGGCGACGGCGTCGCGCGTAGGTTGCAGACGGACTATATCGCTGCGAATCCCTTTCCATACGAAGAAAAGGAGAAGTTTACCGAGGGCGTTCGCGGCGGCGCTTATGACCAGATTCACGCCCAATTTCATCCCTATTTTCTCGAAGCCGCCCAGGACATCCGCGTCGATGATCTCATGCTGGTGGACGCGCAGGGCAATGTTGTTTATTCGTTGGCCAAGGAAGTCGATTTCGCCACCAATTTGCGTAACGGTCCCTATGCGCACAGCGGCGAAGCCCGCGCTTTCGAACGCGCGCTTGAACTGCATGCTCAAGGTAAAATAGCTTTCGAAGGGTTTTCTCCTTATGCGCCGGTTTTCCTCGCCCCCGCGGCATTTCTGTCGGCCCCGCTGGTCGTAGACGGTCGCGTTGCCGGGGTCATCATCATACAAATTTCGACGCACGAGCTGAACAGGGTAATGACGTCGGATCAGCAATGGGTCGCCATGGGCCTCGGTCAGACCGGTTCGGCCTATCTTGTCGGTTCCGACCGGCATGCCCGCAGCGACGATCGCCTGCTGATAGAGAACAAAGCGGCGTTCCTGCAGTCGATTACAGCCGCCGGGGTAGATCGGGAAATCATCCGCCATATCGATGAATTCAATACCATGATTCTTTATCAGCCCGTCGATACCGATGCTTCGCGGGCGGCGCTTCGCGGCGAATCAGGGATCGGAATAAACCGGAACTATAGAAATGACTGGGTGTTGAGCGCTTGGGCGCCGTTGTCGGCTCCGGGTATGAGTGGGGCCATCATTGCAGAGATAGCTCTGGAAGAGGCTTTTGCGCCGAAACGGCTTTTTCGGACCGCTGTGCTGGAGGCGGCGGCGTTCACGACTATTATTTTAACCTTGTTCTCATTTGTAGCGGCTGGGATTTTTCTTCGCCCTCTGCGATCCATAATTTACGGTGTTAAAGCGTTCGGCGCGGACGACAAGGTACGTATTCCTGAAGAAGGACACGACGAATTCAACGAACTTGCGCAGGGTTTCAACACCATGGCGGAACAGATCGAGTTGCGCAACACGCGAATTCGTGAAAAAACAGAGCAGTACGAAAGACTGTTAAAAAATATCTATCCTGATGTTGTCGCGGAACGGCTTAAAGCGGGACAAACCTCAATTGCTGAAATTGTCCGCAATGTTTCGGTCGTCGTCATTAATATAGACGGTGTAAATTCGCTGGTTCAGAGTAAACGACACGATACCGTGTCCATCATGAACGAAATCATTGACGCTTTCGACGATGTCATTACCGGTTTTGGCATCGAAAAGCTGAAAACGATAGGCGAAAGCTATTTTGCAGCCTGTGGTCTTTCCACGCCTAGACTCGACCATGCCGCGCGAGCGGTTGCTTTTGCCGAGGAAGCTTGCCGTATTCTCGCCCGGCTCAGTAAAAAGTGGGAATTGCCTCTTGATCTGCATATCGGTGTTGCTTCCGGAGACGTGGAGGCGGGGTTGATAGGCAGGCAAAGGACTGTCTACGATCTGTGGGGCACGACTATGATGGTTGCCCGGCTCATAGCCGGCGAAGCGAGCGAGAACTCCATCAGAATTACTCGGGCCACCCATAACATGCTCGGGGACGCTGCACGGTTCGAATGCATGCCGGCCATACTCTCGGTAAGATTGGGCGAAATCGAGAGCTTCGAGTTCTCGGTGCCGACTCCTTCCATACTCGAGAGAGCGCATGCCTGA
- a CDS encoding mechanosensitive ion channel family protein has product MPEQNWSGSSGWGLLVIVGYPLLTLILSEWSRREAAVGKTGFLRLLGVLQTLLLPILAIWLVLTKLAGFPKDSLLAKSADTAIGIAVLYTLFVLVQGVVALLAARTKAPRLLYDIALSILVSIGGAVILSHVWGLDLSHLLSAVGVGSVVIGLALQGVMGGMVSGLLLLSARQFTIGDFLNVGPGKAGLVRQIDWRSVTLQVSKTERLVLPSASLAAASFCITDPTKSAELSVTVTIGYEHSPETVCAMLLNVARSVPQLVAPDEVRCMIAEFEAGGIQYTVYIPVLHPGKFAVAQGEFLSRLWYAAQRHGISIGNLPVYEQTEEERFALLTAAGAFQHSPSLLAELAKIGRIERWRSEEKVLAVGETPNAVLVMLRGSIKVYAQFYSEQIELEHLGAGQVFAIREGFRGMPSPVLAVVDEETELLAFPIPAMQLLFNSDPGFASDMEIILETRAKALQKLSTDDGKIA; this is encoded by the coding sequence ATGCCTGAGCAAAACTGGTCGGGCTCGAGCGGCTGGGGGTTGCTCGTTATCGTAGGTTATCCGTTGCTGACCCTGATTTTGTCGGAATGGTCGCGACGCGAAGCTGCAGTTGGCAAAACCGGATTTCTGCGTCTGCTGGGAGTGTTGCAGACGCTGCTGCTGCCGATACTCGCTATTTGGCTGGTGCTGACCAAACTGGCCGGGTTCCCGAAGGATAGCCTGCTGGCCAAATCAGCGGATACCGCGATCGGCATTGCCGTTCTCTACACTTTGTTTGTGCTGGTTCAAGGCGTTGTGGCGTTATTGGCTGCTCGAACGAAGGCGCCGCGGCTGCTTTACGATATTGCCCTGTCGATCCTGGTTTCTATCGGCGGCGCGGTTATTCTCTCGCATGTCTGGGGTCTGGATCTGTCTCATCTGCTTTCGGCCGTAGGTGTCGGTTCAGTTGTTATCGGTCTCGCTCTCCAGGGCGTGATGGGCGGCATGGTTTCCGGTCTGCTGCTGCTTTCCGCGCGGCAATTTACCATCGGCGACTTTCTTAATGTCGGTCCGGGCAAGGCAGGATTGGTCAGGCAAATTGATTGGCGTTCGGTCACCTTGCAGGTCTCGAAGACCGAGCGTCTGGTTTTACCCAGCGCCAGTCTGGCTGCGGCCTCGTTCTGCATAACTGACCCTACAAAATCGGCTGAGTTGTCCGTAACGGTCACCATTGGTTATGAACACTCGCCGGAAACCGTGTGCGCAATGCTGTTGAACGTAGCGCGCAGCGTACCGCAGCTTGTCGCGCCCGACGAGGTTCGCTGCATGATTGCCGAATTCGAAGCGGGGGGTATCCAATATACCGTTTATATCCCGGTTCTCCATCCTGGTAAGTTTGCTGTTGCCCAGGGCGAGTTTCTCAGCCGATTATGGTATGCGGCGCAACGGCATGGAATTTCGATCGGGAATTTGCCGGTTTACGAGCAGACCGAGGAAGAGCGCTTCGCTCTTCTGACCGCAGCGGGTGCTTTTCAGCACTCTCCTTCGCTGCTCGCGGAGTTAGCCAAAATAGGGCGGATCGAACGTTGGCGGAGCGAAGAGAAGGTATTGGCTGTGGGGGAGACCCCGAACGCGGTGTTGGTAATGCTCCGCGGTTCGATCAAGGTTTACGCGCAATTCTACTCGGAACAGATCGAGCTTGAGCACCTCGGCGCAGGGCAGGTATTCGCTATTCGCGAAGGGTTTCGAGGAATGCCCAGTCCGGTGCTGGCCGTTGTGGATGAAGAAACCGAGTTACTGGCTTTCCCGATTCCCGCGATGCAACTATTGTTCAACAGCGATCCGGGTTTTGCCTCCGATATGGAAATCATACTTGAAACCCGCGCCAAAGCACTGCAGAAGCTCAGTACCGATGACGGAAAGATTGCATGA